A window of Castanea sativa cultivar Marrone di Chiusa Pesio chromosome 1, ASM4071231v1 contains these coding sequences:
- the LOC142611254 gene encoding protein yippee-like At4g27745, translating into MAELVGPRLYSCCNCRTHVALHDDVISKSFQGKNGRAFLFSHTMNIMVGRKEDRQLMTGLHTVADVYCLDCREVLGWKYERAYEETQKYKEGKFILEKSKIVKENW; encoded by the exons ATGGCAGAGCTGGTTGGGCCGAGATTGTACAGTTGCTGTAATTGTCGAACTCATGTCGCCCTTCATGATGATGTCATTTCTAAATCCTTTCAG GGGAAAAATGGTCGAGCATTTCTGTTCTCCCACACGATGAACATTATGGTTGGACGCAAAGAGGACAGGCAGCTCATGACTGGTCTCCACACCGTTGCTGATGTTTACTGCCTCGATTGCCGTGAGGTGCTTGGTTGGAAGTATGAACGAGCCTATGAGGAGACACAGAAGTACAAGGAAGGGAAGTTCATCCTTGAGAAGTCAAAAATAGTCAAGGAAAACTGGTAG
- the LOC142624235 gene encoding uncharacterized protein LOC142624235 — protein MEKLDEAMHFISFLLYQNQWGGPLLSHLFFANDSIIFCKASIKECDSLQRVLKVYELASRQQLNRAKTSLYFSSNIAREVQEEIKSRFGAQVIKQHEKYLGLPLLVGKNKKNTFREIKEKLARKLVGWKEKLLSKAGKEILIKAVA, from the exons ATGGAGAAGCTTGATGAGGCAATGCATTTCATCAGTTTCCTACTCTATCAGAATCAATG GGGTGGACCTCTTTTATCTCACTTATTTTTTGCAAATGACAGTATTATTTTCTGCAAAGCATCCATTAAGGAATGTGACTCTTTACAACGTGTCTTGAAGGTTTATGAATTGGCTTCACGGCAACAGCTGAATAGAGCAAAGACATCCCTTTATTTTAGCAGCAATATTGCCAGAGAAGTCCAAGAAGAAATTAAATCTAGGTTTGGTGCTCAAGTTATCAAGCAGCATGAGAAATACCTAGGCTTACCTTTGTTGGTggggaaaaacaagaaaaatactttcagggagataaaagaaaaactgGCTAGGAAATTGGTGGGATGGAAGGAAAAACTACTTTCAAAGGCTGGAAAAGAAATTCTGATAAAGGCAGTGGCTTAG
- the LOC142624243 gene encoding uncharacterized protein LOC142624243, producing MGEANEGDKDKKLKVDEEARSLGILFATHLGAAKVIGDRCGFNEGFIVPSEGSSGGLALFWDSEIAIQVLSFSSSHIDVFIEGSSNFNRWRLTGFYGNPDTSKRVESWQLLNSLSIVSHLPWLVIGYFNEIRHAKEKEGGAARSYQLMACFNNLIDFCGLEELEFVEPNFTWIYQRGDGYQIRERLDRALVSSDWTLLFPMARLFHKSSPISDHSPLLLKFFED from the exons ATGGGTGAGGCAAATGAAGGTGATAAGGACAAGAAATTGAAAGTGGATGAGGAAGCTAGGAGTTTGGGTATTCTCTTTGCTACACATTTAGGAGCAGCTAAG GTAATAGGAGACCGATGTGGTTTCAACGAAGGTTTTATTGTTCCTAGTGAAGGATCCAGTGGAGGTTTGGCCCTTTTTTGGGATTCAGAGATAGCAATTCAAGTGTTGAGCTTTTCATCATCCCatattgatgtttttattgAGGGTAGTAGTAACTTCAATCGTTGGCGCTTAACTGGGTTCTATGGAAACCCAGACACATCAAAAAGAGTTGAATCATGGCAACTTCTTAATTCTCTTTCTATTGTCTCCCATCTACCATGGCTTGTAATTGGATATTTTAATGAGATCAGACAtgctaaagaaaaagaaggtggTGCCGCTAGGTCGTATCAACTAATGgcttgttttaataatttgattgatttttgtgGGTTGGAGGAATTGGAGTTTGTTGAACCGAATTTTACTTGGATATACCAAAGAGGTGATGGTTATCAAATAAGAGAAAGACTTGACCGAGCACTAGTGTCGTCGGATTGGACTCTCTTATTTCCTATGGCACGTTTGTTCCACAAGTCTTCCCCTATTTCGGATCATAGTCCATTGCTACTAAAATTCTTTGAGGATTAG